A single Phragmites australis chromosome 4, lpPhrAust1.1, whole genome shotgun sequence DNA region contains:
- the LOC133915121 gene encoding uncharacterized protein LOC133915121, translated as MALQLQAATPRPPLPLAPLPRRFAPPPPPTPLPNRRAAASSRSSPSASLSCRGPAPRWQRASVRVRAGAGGGRRESPYEVLGVSPSAAPDEIKRAYRRLALKYHPDVNKEANAQEKFLRIKHAYNTLMNSESRSKYASSSSDSSWTSSSRESKSTAAEEQFYGFADFLKDLQTEFQNWEAGLNSDQKPKSLWEELAAIGEEFVEFLENELKIDTGNDPYTQFGGQAKTVKDDKTASNNFDDNVSEIEAALEKLKKELGLC; from the exons ATGGCGCTACAGCTGCAGGCCGCCACTCCGCGTCCGCCCCTCCCGCTCGCCCCCTTGCCACGCCGTttcgctccgccgccgccgcctacaCCCCTCCCCAACCGCCgcgctgccgcctcctcccgctccagCCCCTCCGCGAGCCTCTCCTGTCGTGGTCCAGCGCCTCGCTGGCAGCGGGCGAGCGTGAGGGTTCGCGcgggggccggcggcgggcgTAGGGAGTCCCCGTACGAGGTGCTCGGTGTGTCTCCATCGGCGGCGCCAGATGAGATCAAGCGCGCGTACCGGCGCCTCGCGCTCAAGTACCACCCGGACGTCAACAAGGAG GCCAATGCTCAGGAGAAGTTTCTGCGGATCAAGCACGCGTACAACACTCTGATGAACTCGGAGAGCCGGTCCAAATATGCGAGCAGCAGTTCAGATTCTTCCTGGACCTCCAGCTCCAGGGAGAGCAAATCAACTGCTGCAGAAGAGCAGTTTTATGGGTTTG CCGATTTCCTTAAAGATCTGCAAACAGAATTTCAGAACTGGGAAGCTGGGTTGAATTCAGATCAGAAACCTAAAAGCCTTTGGGAAGAGTTGGCA GCAATTGGCGAGGAATTCGTCGAATTTCTGGAGAATGAATTGAAGATAGACACTGGGAATGATCCATACACACAGTTTGGAGGGCAAGCAAAAACTGTTAAAGACGACAAGACAGCATCAAACAACTTTGACGATAATGTTTCTGAAATAGAGGCTGCTCTCGAGAAGCTGAAGAAGGAACTTGGACTCTGCTAA
- the LOC133915119 gene encoding L-type lectin-domain containing receptor kinase SIT2-like produces MRKRRALTSRSKSKPLSNKHRKARVVVSVLPFVASRAARSLSCCGMPPAALAKLLVAVLLVLARAGAATDAAEEFVLAGFEPENVTTSGTAVVTSSGLLQLTDERNERFGHGFYPVPVRFKDASTSAPVSFSTTFVVAIVPRYPEAHGHGLAFALAPSVDLPGAVAGKHLGLFNTSDDMGKGRSEIVAVELDTALDVEFADINDNHVGVDVNSLRSVNSKPAGYVDIGTGSRRSTNLSLISGEALQVWIEYDGASTRLEVTVSRAGEPRPAVPLVSCAVNLSSAVADDTYVGFSAANGAAASSHYVLGWSFRLGGSRAPDLDLSKLPRLPSSRSKKTAPTVLLLVPLLLLAVVVLLLVSAAVVALVIRRRRFAEEEEDWEIEYGPHRIRYKDLHAATRGFRDVVGIGGFGRVYHGVLPRSGAEVAVKKVSHDSRQGLREFVSEIASMSRLRHRNLVQLLGYCRRRGELVLVYDYMVNASLDKHLFDADKPALSWEQRAKIIRGVAAGLLYLHEGWEQVVVHRDIKSGNVLLDADMNGKLSDFGLARLYDHGSNPQTTRVVGTLGYLAPEMSKTGKATTSTDVFAFGAFLLEVACGRRPMEYSDHADSLGLVDLVLECWKGGRIKDARDPRIGKCDEDDLELVLKLGLLCSHPDPQRRPSMRQVVQILEGAAPVPEDLGSSGRIFGYNESFDEFVTMYPTASEITPVTTQSSSSHSTVEQQQQLISG; encoded by the coding sequence ATGCGCAAACGACGAGCACTCACCTCGCGGTCAAAATCGAAACCACTGAGCAATAAGCACCGCAAAGCTCGTGTTGTTGTTTCCGTCCTCCCCTTCGTCGCTTCGCGTGCAGCGAGATCACTGTCCTGTTGCGGCATGCCGCCGGCGGCTCTTGCCAAGCTGCTGGTGGCCGTCCTGCTCGTTCTTGCTCGGGCTGGAGCTGCCACGGACGCCGCCGAGGAATTCGTGCTCGCCGGCTTCGAGCCCGAGAACGTGACGACCAGCGGGACGGCCGTGGTCACCTCCTCCGGCCTTCTTCAACTCACCGACGAAAGGAACGAGAGGTTCGGGCATGGGTTCTACCCCGTGCCGGTCCGCTTCAAGGACGCCTCCACCAGTGCGCCTGTCTCCTTCTCCACCACGTTCGTGGTCGCCATCGTGCCGCGGTACCCGGAAGCGCACGGCCATGGCCTGGCCTTCGCGCTGGCGCCGTCGGTGGATTTGCCCGGCGCAGTGGCGGGCAAGCACCTCGGGCTGTTCAACACGTCGGATGATATGGGGAAAGGGAGGAGCGAGATCGTCGCCGTCGAGCTCGACACGGCGCTGGACGTGGAGTTCGCAGACATCAACGACAACCACGTCGGCGTAGACGTCAACAGCTTGCGGTCCGTGAACTCAAAACCGGCGGGGTACGTCGACATCGGGACCGGCAGCCGCAGGAGCACCAATCTCAGCCTCATCAGCGGCGAGGCCCTGCAGGTGTGGATCGAGTACGACGGCGCGAGCACGCGGCTCGAGGTGACTGTGTCGCGGGCTGGCGAGCCCAGGCCGGCTGTCCCGCTCGTGTCTTGCGCCGTCAACCTCTCGTCGGCCGTGGCCGACGACACGTACGTCGGGTTTTCGGCAGCgaacggcgccgccgccagctcGCACTACGTCCTTGGCTGGAGCTTCCGCCTCGGCGGCAGCCGCGCGCCGGACCTCGACCTCTCCAAGCTCCCACGGCTCCCGTCGTCAAGATCCAAGAAGACCGCGCCGACGGTGCTACTGCTCGTGCCACTGCTCCTCCTTGCCGTCGTGGTACTCCTCCTGGTGTCAGCGGCCGTCGTGGCCCTCGTCATCAGGCGCCGGCGGtttgccgaggaggaggaggactggGAGATAGAGTACGGCCCTCACCGGATCAGATACAAGGACCTGCACGCGGCGACCAGGGGCTTCCGCGACGTCGTCGGCATCGGCGGTTTCGGCCGCGTGTACCACGGCGTGCTCCCGAGGTCGGGCGCCGAGGTCGCCGTCAAGAAGGTGTCCCACGACTCGCGGCAGGGGCTTCGCGAGTTCGTGTCGGAGATCGCCAGCATGAGCCGGCTGCGCCATCGCAACCTGGTGCAGCTCCTCGGCTACTGCCGGCGGCGGGGCGAGCTGGTGCTTGTCTACGACTACATGGTGAACGCCAGCCTCGACAAGCACCTGTTCGACGCCGACAAGCCGGCGTTGAGCTGGGAGCAGCGTGCCAAGATCATCCGGGGCGTCGCAGCCGGGCTGCTGTACCTGCACGAGGGGTGGGAGCAGGTGGTGGTGCACCGGGACATCAAGTCCGGCAACGTGCTCCTTGACGCTGACATGAACGGTAAGCTCAGCGACTTCGGCCTCGCGCGGCTGTATGACCACGGCAGCAACCCGCAGACGACGCGCGTGGTCGGGACGCTCGGGTACCTCGCACCGGAGATGAGCAAGACCGGCAAGGCCACCACGAGCACCGACGTGTTCGCTTTCGGCGCCTTCCTGCTCGAGGTGGCCTGCGGCCGGAGGCCCATGGAGTACAGCGACCATGCCGACTCGCTGGGGCTCGTCGACCTCGTCCTCGAGTGCTGGAAGGGCGGGAGAATCAAAGACGCGAGGGACCCAAGGATCGGCAAGTGCGACGAGGACGATCTCGAGCTGGTGCTCAAGCTCGGCCTGCTCTGCTCGCACCCTGACCCCCAGCGCCGGCCGAGCATGAGGCAGGTGGTGCAGATTTTGGAAGGCGCTGCGCCAGTGCCGGAAGATCTAGGCAGCAGCGGCAGGATCTTCGGGTACAACGAGTCGTTCGACGAGTTCGTCACCATGTACCCGACGGCGTCCGAAATCACCCCCGTCACGACGCAGTCGTCTTCTTCACACTCCACCgtcgagcagcagcagcagctgatcTCCGGCTGA
- the LOC133915118 gene encoding D-xylose-proton symporter-like 3, chloroplastic, producing MATCGLLPSLAAASAIRATYTNHPLPCRRRHSPLDRRSPSKMGARTFHVSQAADPQPLLRPAAAGHPRLRVRAHAQGEGDDAGRGAAAEGEAAAFSWASVIVPFLFPALGGLLFGYDIGATSGATISLQSADLSGTTWFSLSSVQLGLAASGSLYGALGGSILAYRIADFLGRRIELVTAAMLYILGALVTGFAPNFVVLIIGRLLYGIGIGLAMHGAPLYIAETSPPQIRGTLISLKELFIVLGILFGYLIGSLEIDTVGGWRYMFGFSAPLAAIMAIGMWTLPPSPRWLLLRAVQGKGSVEDNKKKAIQALRTLRGRSASDKVLADDVDDTIVSIKAAYAEQGSEGNIWEIFEGASLKAFIIGGGLVLFQQITGQPSVLYYAASILQTAGFTAASDAARLSILIGLFKLLMTGVAVFKVDDIGRRPLLIGGVGGIALSLFLLAAYYKILNNFPFVAVGALLLYVGAYQVSFGPISWLMVSEIFPLRTRGRGISLAVFTNFGSNALVTFAFSPLQEILGPANIFFLFGAIALLSLVFVILNVPETKGLSLEEIESKILK from the exons ATGGCGACCTGTGGCCTCCTCCCCTCACTAGCTGCGGCCAGCGCCATTCGCGCCACCTACACTAACCACCCGctcccctgccgccgccgccactcgccTCTGGACCGCCGCTCCCCGTCGAAGATGGGCGCCCGCACCTTCCACGTGTCGCAGGCCGCCGACCCGCAGCCGCTCCtccgccccgccgccgcgggACACCCCAGGCTCCGC GTGCGGGCTCACGCGCAGGGCGAGGGCGATGATGCCGGACGTGGCGCCGCggcggagggggaggcggcTGCGTTCTCGTGGGCATCCGTCATCGTCCC GTTCTTGTTCCCTGCATTGGGCGGTCTCCTTTTTGGTTATGACATTGGCGCAACCTCTGGAGCAACGATCTCTTTGCAA TCTGCTGATCTCAGTGGCACCACTTGGTTCAGCCTGTCATCTGTGCAACTAGGCCTTGCG GCAAGTGGTTCACTTTATGGCGCTCTTGGTGGCTCCATTCTTGCATACCGCATTGCAGATTTTCTAG GAAGGCGAATAGAATTGGTCACAGCAGCTATGTTATATATTTTAGGTGCTTTGGTCACCGGATTTGCCCCTAATTTTGTAGTTCTGATCATAGGTCGTCTCCTTTATGGCATTGGTATTGGTTTG GCAATGCATGGTGCCCCTCTTTATATTGCAGAGACTTCTCCTCCACAAATACGTGGAACATTGATATCTTTGAAGGAGCTATTTATCGTGTTAGGAATACTG TTTGGATACCTCATAGGGAGTCTTGAAATTGACACTGTAGGAGGATGGCGGTACATGTTTGGTTTCAGTGCTCCGCTTGCAGCTATAATGGCCATTGGTATGTGGACTTTACCACCTTCACCAAGATGGCTTCTTCTCAGGGCAGTGCAAGGAAAGGGATCTGTGGAAGATAATAAAAAGAAGGCAATTCAAGCCCTGAGAACACTGAGGGGCCGCTCAGCAAGCGACAAGGTTTTGGCAGATGATGTTGATGATACCATTGTCTCTATTAAGGCTGCCTATGCAGAACAAGGATCCGAAGGAAACATTTGGGAGATATTTGAGGGAGCTAGCTTAAAGGCCTTCATCATTGGAGGAGGGCTGGTTCTCTTTCAGCAG ATAACAGGCCAGCCAAGTGTTCTATATTATGCCGCTTCCATTCTTCAG ACTGCTGGGTTCACAGCTGCATCAGATGCTGCTAGATTGTCAATTTTGATTGGGCTGTTCAAG TTGCTGATGACAGGTGTTGCAGTATTTAAAGTTGATGATATTGGAAGGCGCCCGTTATTGATAGGTGGTGTTGGTGGAATT GCTCTTTCACTCTTCCTACTAGCCGCTTACTACAAAATTCTGAACAACTTCCCCTTTGTTGCTGTTGGTGCTTTACTTCTATATGTGGGCGCTTACCAG GTCTCATTTGGTCCAATTAGTTGGCTAATGGTGTCTGAGATCTTTCCACTCCGAACAAGAGGACGTGGGATCAGCCTCGCAGTATTTACAAACTTTGGCTCAAACGCATTGGTGACATTTGCATTTTCACCCTTGCAG GAGATCCTTGGGCCAGCCAATATTTTCTTCCTGTTTGGGGCCATAGCGTTGCTGTCCCTCGTGTTTGTGATCCTCAATGTTCCTGAAACAAAAGGCCTGAGCTTGGAAGAGATCGAATCTAAGATCCTGAAGTGA